Proteins from one Gimesia maris genomic window:
- a CDS encoding glutamine amidotransferase produces the protein MQPIFEPIWSWPTMILLIIGLITLVLTTYPKRVRHFSPTIRRLLIGLRLITVLLLAFMLLRPSIEFSDQTRQQSWLYIVADASRSMQTEDAPGSAPRRNELLKTLQTVKPRLDNLDKNIGIRRFDFSSELIPVEAFSEEAAGDQTAIGYALEMISSQLQQDRLVGILLLSDGAERTVPPYDVDAKTQASYFGDTGIPIYTIGFGSSSLQDTTLDLVMESLVIDPLVFEKKNTPISVKVRSLGAANRDITVRLLVEDRTGIKKGEAGKMVPASAYGNSRVATQIHPNQNNELTTVELFWTPEIPGEYKIAVEAVPLEGEIKQTNNRLETIVTVQKGGLQVVYFDSLRPEQKFIRSMNDPKIQLDYIPVGNGFSGNNKPINADLKDLARYDVFIIGDVPADTLGPTVLRKIADRVEQGAGLLMTGGYHSFGPGGYANTPLENLIPVVMRANEKQAGNAIAKDLHYFQDLKMVPTSLGLQRYVMQLDSSREANRQKWNMLAPLKGANRLKKRFDTVEVLAESAGNEAIPLLFASDVGNARVMAFAGDTTFQWFLTGNRNEHERFWRQMILWLAHKENETDQSVWARVEPRNVAPGSQVPVLFGARDDKGKPISDVQFTVQVTGPSGKTSKSEIQGTGETSRTTFSQTQEPGDYWVTVSAVKNGNSLGFDAITRFIVDPRDLELDNPAADYSLLESIASLSGGSSLPPEELESFLTRMNKENLWNNDLTRYRRVSLWDNWYFLLCFILLLSAEWFFRKHKGLV, from the coding sequence ATGCAACCGATATTTGAACCAATCTGGTCCTGGCCGACGATGATCCTGCTGATCATCGGGTTGATCACACTGGTTCTTACCACATACCCCAAACGTGTCAGACATTTCTCACCGACAATCCGTCGGCTGCTGATTGGTTTAAGATTAATAACGGTGTTGCTCCTGGCATTCATGTTGCTGCGCCCTTCCATTGAATTCAGTGACCAGACCAGACAGCAGTCATGGCTGTACATCGTTGCTGATGCCAGTCGCAGTATGCAGACTGAAGATGCTCCTGGCAGTGCGCCCCGCCGCAATGAGTTATTAAAAACTCTTCAAACGGTTAAACCACGACTCGATAATCTTGACAAAAATATCGGCATCCGGCGTTTTGATTTCTCAAGCGAACTGATTCCCGTTGAGGCTTTTTCTGAAGAGGCTGCAGGGGATCAGACAGCAATCGGCTATGCGTTGGAAATGATTTCCAGCCAGTTACAACAGGATCGTCTGGTAGGAATCCTGCTGCTTTCCGATGGAGCAGAACGAACAGTGCCTCCCTATGATGTCGATGCCAAAACTCAGGCCAGCTACTTCGGCGACACAGGTATTCCCATCTATACGATCGGCTTTGGTTCATCCAGCCTCCAGGATACAACATTGGATCTGGTCATGGAGAGCCTTGTTATTGACCCGCTGGTATTCGAGAAAAAAAACACTCCCATCAGTGTTAAGGTCCGCAGCCTGGGAGCAGCCAATCGGGATATCACCGTGCGACTGCTGGTTGAAGATCGTACTGGAATCAAAAAAGGCGAAGCGGGCAAGATGGTCCCCGCATCAGCCTACGGTAACTCCCGGGTCGCAACCCAGATCCATCCGAATCAGAACAATGAACTTACCACGGTGGAACTCTTCTGGACGCCGGAAATTCCCGGCGAATACAAAATCGCTGTAGAAGCGGTTCCACTGGAAGGTGAAATCAAACAGACAAACAATCGACTGGAAACGATTGTCACGGTTCAGAAAGGGGGGCTGCAGGTCGTTTATTTCGACTCCCTGCGACCCGAGCAGAAATTCATTCGTTCCATGAATGATCCTAAAATACAGCTGGATTATATTCCGGTGGGAAACGGTTTCTCCGGAAACAACAAACCTATTAATGCAGACCTCAAAGACCTCGCTCGCTACGACGTATTCATCATTGGAGATGTCCCCGCCGACACTTTGGGGCCCACAGTCCTCCGCAAAATTGCAGATCGTGTTGAACAGGGAGCCGGCCTGCTGATGACGGGCGGATATCACAGCTTTGGCCCTGGTGGCTACGCGAATACCCCGCTTGAGAATTTGATCCCGGTCGTCATGCGTGCCAACGAAAAACAGGCCGGGAATGCCATTGCCAAAGATCTACATTACTTTCAGGATCTGAAGATGGTACCGACCTCGCTGGGACTGCAGCGCTATGTGATGCAGCTGGATAGTTCCCGAGAGGCAAACCGACAAAAATGGAACATGCTGGCTCCGCTCAAGGGGGCCAATCGCCTCAAGAAAAGGTTTGATACCGTTGAAGTCCTGGCAGAATCCGCCGGAAATGAAGCCATTCCGCTGCTGTTTGCTTCAGATGTGGGAAATGCACGTGTCATGGCATTTGCCGGCGACACCACGTTTCAATGGTTCCTGACCGGGAATCGAAACGAACATGAACGCTTCTGGAGGCAGATGATTCTCTGGCTGGCTCACAAAGAAAATGAGACTGACCAGAGTGTCTGGGCACGTGTCGAACCGCGTAACGTTGCCCCGGGAAGCCAGGTCCCTGTTCTGTTTGGTGCCCGGGATGACAAAGGAAAGCCCATTTCTGATGTTCAATTCACGGTACAGGTCACAGGACCTTCCGGAAAAACCAGCAAATCGGAAATACAGGGGACCGGGGAAACATCAAGAACCACTTTTTCACAAACGCAGGAACCCGGTGATTACTGGGTCACGGTCAGTGCAGTAAAAAACGGAAACTCACTCGGCTTCGACGCCATCACCCGATTTATCGTCGATCCACGTGATCTGGAACTGGATAACCCGGCTGCTGACTACTCTCTGCTGGAATCCATTGCCTCCCTCTCAGGAGGTAGTTCTTTGCCACCTGAGGAACTGGAAAGTTTTCTGACGCGGATGAACAAAGAAAATTTATGGAATAATGACCTGACACGGTACCGGCGCGTGTCCCTGTGGGATAACTGGTACTTCCTGCTCTGTTTCATTCTTCTACTCAGTGCAGAATGGTTCTTCCGGAAACATAAAGGTCTGGTTTGA
- a CDS encoding vWA domain-containing protein — MSLIHPGLLLGIVLAIIPVILHFLLRSKPKKLIFPALALLQRKKIQNSRRLKLRHFWLLLLRILVIVAIVLALTRPSLPPANYGFSTYELTMLITIGLIAVLVYLGLMRHFQKQRVSQQTLNTRRTFLRGGIGAAAFLLVALLVLWPYQRRIFAEISEPLPAVAENIPVTAVFLFDTSLSMDYRQDSLSRLDQARTIADEHLSNLPAQSRVSVMHSSSEDNFPFQSDLTAVQSRIKSLKTSAFSLYLDDRLRAAINRQEEDFKRSQSAQQSVSSQTAGADQFVREIYIYTDLARSAWRSQPAQSIRQQLERLKWLGIYVIDVGVTNPKNIGISHINLSREAITLGNSVTVKAEIVTSGITTENTTLELYTQNEKGQLIKRDQRLLSTTGTSAANSDSETAPKSNQETQLEMSLTNVTQKVTQGELRLTSSDPYLPDDVRYFTVLAEPPPEILIVSPDPASAQVWSAALAPEKLVALKKNRYQCNVISLNELESTPLEQYAAVYLINVTTLPPTAWRLCTEYAENGGGICFILGSDGDAPESMIVSFNSLAARKLLPLELLGSLKFIPPEFLDLENNPHSLFEYFKELGGTGELATMEVSRYWRVEPTDKGQVIATYTDSRNSPAIVERNLGQGKVVVLTTGVDSSGWSQLLYARWSYLAFADQLTRYLIHTRSNRANYITGEIASYQWPATATRPETFLLRTPDLKQLLIQVKSGAQQVTIPETTAPGHYQLIDNSSNTARSSSGFSVNINAAESNFTPISENELDQFLGADRYSITHDMEGLKRTIRTGRLGVEIFPLLATLLLLLFCLEHFTANFFYEIDQAAETTA, encoded by the coding sequence ATGTCACTTATTCACCCCGGTTTATTACTTGGAATCGTTCTGGCAATAATCCCGGTGATTTTACATTTCCTGCTCCGTTCAAAACCCAAAAAACTGATCTTTCCTGCTCTGGCACTTCTGCAACGTAAAAAAATCCAGAATTCCCGCAGGCTCAAACTTCGTCATTTCTGGCTGCTGTTACTACGCATTCTGGTAATTGTCGCGATTGTCCTCGCGCTGACCAGGCCTTCACTCCCTCCGGCCAATTATGGTTTTTCGACCTATGAACTGACCATGCTGATTACCATCGGGCTGATCGCGGTCCTCGTATACCTCGGCCTGATGCGTCATTTTCAGAAACAGCGAGTTTCTCAGCAGACCCTGAATACACGTCGCACATTTTTACGCGGTGGCATCGGTGCAGCGGCATTTCTACTGGTGGCGTTACTGGTTTTGTGGCCTTATCAGAGACGCATCTTTGCAGAGATTTCTGAACCGCTTCCCGCAGTGGCTGAGAACATCCCGGTCACCGCAGTCTTTCTGTTTGACACCAGCCTCAGTATGGATTATCGACAGGACAGTCTTTCTCGCCTGGACCAGGCCAGAACGATTGCTGATGAGCATTTAAGCAACCTGCCAGCTCAGAGCAGGGTCTCTGTCATGCATAGCAGCAGCGAAGATAATTTTCCCTTTCAATCCGATCTGACAGCAGTCCAGTCCCGTATCAAGTCACTGAAAACATCTGCATTCTCCCTGTACCTGGACGATCGCCTCCGCGCCGCCATCAATCGGCAGGAAGAAGATTTCAAACGCAGCCAGTCAGCACAACAATCCGTTAGCTCCCAGACGGCAGGAGCAGATCAGTTTGTTCGGGAAATATATATTTACACAGACCTGGCCCGTTCGGCCTGGAGAAGCCAGCCAGCACAATCGATCAGACAGCAGTTGGAACGTCTTAAATGGCTCGGAATTTATGTGATCGACGTTGGAGTTACCAATCCGAAAAATATCGGCATTTCGCATATCAACCTCTCGCGCGAAGCGATCACGCTCGGCAATTCCGTAACTGTCAAAGCGGAAATTGTGACCTCCGGAATTACAACAGAAAACACCACTCTGGAACTCTATACTCAAAATGAAAAAGGCCAGTTGATCAAACGTGACCAGCGTCTCCTGTCAACCACCGGTACCTCTGCAGCAAATTCCGATTCCGAGACTGCACCAAAATCAAATCAGGAAACGCAACTCGAAATGAGTCTGACCAATGTCACTCAGAAGGTCACTCAAGGCGAACTTCGGCTGACTTCTTCCGATCCTTATCTTCCAGACGATGTCCGCTATTTCACTGTTCTGGCCGAACCACCTCCCGAAATCTTAATTGTCAGTCCGGACCCCGCTTCAGCCCAAGTCTGGAGTGCTGCTTTGGCACCGGAGAAACTTGTCGCTTTAAAGAAAAATCGCTACCAGTGTAATGTGATTTCGCTGAATGAACTGGAATCGACGCCGCTGGAACAATACGCGGCCGTCTATCTGATTAATGTCACCACTCTGCCTCCCACCGCCTGGCGATTGTGTACCGAGTACGCGGAAAATGGCGGCGGAATCTGCTTCATTTTAGGCAGTGATGGAGATGCACCGGAATCTATGATTGTTTCCTTCAATTCGCTGGCAGCCCGAAAGTTACTTCCGCTGGAATTACTGGGATCACTCAAATTCATCCCTCCGGAATTCCTTGATCTGGAAAATAATCCCCATTCACTGTTTGAATACTTCAAGGAACTGGGTGGAACGGGAGAACTGGCTACAATGGAAGTCTCCCGCTACTGGCGCGTCGAACCGACCGATAAAGGACAGGTGATCGCAACTTATACTGACTCCAGAAACTCTCCCGCAATCGTTGAGCGCAATCTGGGGCAGGGGAAAGTAGTCGTACTCACGACCGGCGTCGATTCCTCTGGCTGGAGTCAACTCCTGTATGCCCGCTGGTCCTATCTGGCATTCGCAGATCAGCTGACCCGCTACCTGATCCACACGAGATCAAATCGTGCGAATTATATAACTGGTGAAATCGCCAGTTATCAATGGCCAGCGACAGCCACGAGACCAGAAACATTTCTGTTGAGAACCCCCGATTTAAAACAATTGCTGATACAGGTTAAATCGGGAGCGCAGCAGGTCACGATACCGGAAACCACCGCTCCAGGTCATTACCAGTTGATCGATAATTCCAGCAATACTGCTCGTTCTTCCAGCGGCTTCAGTGTGAATATCAACGCTGCAGAAAGTAACTTTACGCCGATTTCTGAAAACGAACTTGATCAGTTTCTGGGAGCCGATCGTTACAGCATTACTCACGATATGGAAGGACTGAAACGTACAATTCGCACCGGCAGACTTGGCGTGGAAATTTTTCCCTTACTGGCAACACTGCTGCTGCTGTTGTTCTGTCTTGAACATTTTACCGCGAACTTTTTCTATGAAATCGATCAGGCAGCCGAAACGACTGCCTGA
- a CDS encoding dihydroorotase yields MKSILIKNGRIIDPSQDLDQLGNLLIENGKITGLCEATVTADETIDATGLIVSPGFIDIHVSLCEPGFEEDETIESGTAAALAGGVTSLGCLPNTSPVVDDRSSAEFILLQAERAANCHVYPLGAITKNHEGKELAEIGQLVAGKAVGFTDADRPIDNAQIMRCALEYTRMFDRPILNRPQVAELTDKGQMHEGFYSTVLGLKGIPSAAEEIMVNRDIALAELTRGRIHLMCISTQNSVSQIRRAKAAGIRVSADVTPHHLTLTDQMLENYDPNFKVLPPLRSQEHIDALIEGLKDGTIDAICSDHTPHAAEKKTDEILGADFGIIGLETLLPVCLQSLITPGHLSWPELIGKLTRGPAQILGLEKGTLAEGADADITLINPDIRYILEPALLKSSSHNTPFLGKELQGRAEVVIVSGEIRFRAEN; encoded by the coding sequence ATGAAATCGATTCTCATTAAAAATGGTCGTATTATCGACCCTTCACAAGATCTGGACCAGTTGGGTAACCTGTTAATTGAAAACGGGAAGATTACCGGTCTGTGCGAAGCGACTGTCACTGCTGACGAAACCATTGACGCCACAGGTCTGATCGTCAGCCCGGGATTCATTGACATTCACGTCTCCCTGTGCGAACCCGGCTTCGAAGAAGACGAAACGATTGAATCGGGAACCGCTGCGGCGTTAGCCGGCGGTGTGACTTCTCTCGGATGTCTGCCGAATACATCGCCCGTGGTTGACGATCGCTCTTCCGCTGAGTTTATTCTGCTCCAGGCGGAACGTGCAGCGAACTGTCATGTCTATCCTCTGGGTGCTATCACCAAAAATCATGAAGGAAAAGAACTGGCGGAAATCGGTCAGTTGGTTGCAGGAAAAGCTGTCGGTTTTACCGATGCTGACCGTCCCATTGATAATGCGCAAATCATGCGATGTGCGCTGGAATACACCCGCATGTTTGACCGCCCGATCTTAAATCGTCCTCAGGTCGCAGAGCTGACTGATAAGGGACAGATGCATGAGGGCTTTTATTCGACAGTACTGGGACTCAAAGGCATCCCGTCCGCTGCAGAGGAGATCATGGTCAACCGGGATATTGCCCTGGCAGAACTGACCCGGGGGCGAATTCACCTGATGTGCATCTCCACCCAGAACAGTGTCTCACAGATTCGTCGCGCCAAAGCTGCTGGAATTCGTGTCTCTGCCGATGTCACCCCCCACCACCTGACACTCACTGATCAGATGCTGGAGAATTATGATCCTAACTTCAAGGTCCTGCCTCCACTGCGTTCCCAGGAACACATCGACGCTTTAATCGAAGGCTTGAAGGATGGCACAATTGATGCGATCTGCTCCGACCACACCCCCCACGCTGCGGAAAAGAAAACTGATGAAATTCTGGGAGCTGACTTTGGAATTATCGGCCTGGAGACGCTACTGCCTGTCTGTCTGCAGAGCCTGATCACTCCCGGTCACCTCTCCTGGCCTGAATTGATCGGGAAACTGACACGGGGCCCTGCTCAAATCCTGGGACTTGAAAAAGGGACTCTGGCGGAGGGAGCAGACGCTGATATTACCCTGATTAACCCGGATATCCGTTACATTCTCGAACCTGCCCTACTCAAATCATCCAGTCACAATACTCCATTTCTTGGAAAAGAACTGCAAGGCAGGGCAGAAGTCGTCATTGTTTCCGGCGAAATCCGATTTCGAGCCGAAAATTAA
- a CDS encoding aspartate carbamoyltransferase catalytic subunit — MNIDHEYRTDISSGWNRKHILGLQDLTRDELNIILNQAAEFKRLAAIGETKLTPLAGTVVANLFFEPSTRTRISFGLAAKRLSADTVDFSASGSSLSKGESFVDTAKTIEAMGVSYVVVRHKTPGAPQLLAQHLDANILNAGDGTHEHPTQALLDIFTIREHFGKIEGLTVTLVGDILHSRVARSNIWGLKKLGAHVIVCGPTTLIPSEISKLGVEVSSNLDDVLPRTDCLNLLRIQFERQRGHYFPSIREYAHLFGMNKQRINKAKENVLILAPGPINRGVEITPDVADGPHSIILGQVSNGLIIRMACLYLLHLQRTASLGTPG, encoded by the coding sequence ATGAATATCGACCATGAGTATCGAACCGACATCTCCAGTGGATGGAACCGTAAACATATTCTAGGACTGCAGGACCTCACCCGGGATGAACTCAATATCATTCTCAACCAGGCAGCAGAATTTAAGCGGCTTGCCGCCATTGGTGAAACCAAATTAACACCATTAGCCGGTACTGTTGTCGCCAACCTCTTCTTTGAACCATCTACCCGAACCCGTATCAGCTTTGGGCTGGCAGCCAAGCGTCTCAGTGCGGACACCGTTGATTTTTCCGCTTCCGGCAGCAGCCTCTCCAAAGGGGAAAGCTTTGTTGATACTGCCAAAACAATCGAAGCGATGGGAGTATCATATGTAGTTGTCAGGCACAAAACGCCGGGTGCTCCACAACTGCTGGCACAACACCTGGACGCCAATATTCTCAACGCTGGCGATGGGACACACGAACATCCCACCCAGGCGCTCCTCGATATTTTCACGATCCGGGAACATTTTGGCAAAATTGAAGGGCTGACCGTCACGCTGGTAGGAGATATTCTGCACAGCCGCGTTGCTCGTTCAAATATCTGGGGGCTGAAAAAGCTGGGCGCCCACGTGATTGTCTGTGGTCCAACCACATTGATCCCCAGTGAAATCTCAAAACTGGGAGTGGAAGTCTCCAGTAACCTGGATGACGTTCTCCCCCGAACAGACTGTCTGAACCTGTTACGGATTCAGTTTGAACGTCAACGGGGGCACTACTTCCCTTCCATCCGGGAATACGCACACCTCTTTGGTATGAACAAGCAACGCATTAACAAAGCCAAAGAGAATGTCTTAATCCTCGCGCCGGGTCCCATCAACAGGGGTGTGGAAATTACTCCTGATGTGGCTGATGGTCCGCACTCAATCATTCTAGGCCAGGTCAGCAATGGCCTGATCATCAGAATGGCCTGTCTCTACCTGCTTCATCTACAGCGAACTGCCTCCTTGGGAACTCCAGGATGA
- a CDS encoding serine/threonine protein kinase has product MTRGKLPRWNVVEKDFVTLLEPPSPELLHRLTKLKLCTTTDVRRCRRRVRKLARGIPAFDSVWIDALVQAQKITPFQARVLESGHPEHLAVGPYLLISELGHSPQSQTYIARVPDSTEQCALKITTPQLEQPQQLQKHFQSLLQRLQGLHHPSLVLPRVIKQLPTQFVIISHYLPSIPVSELLIRRGRFPVPVVLALGAQLLEALVLLEQRKVVHGDIRPWNVRLAAKGNAALVDPGLAPILSPELTIHAALPPRCYDGIAPELIGTGRHPNTQSDLYALGCLLWELLAGRPPFTTGDPLAKLACHQTKSVPDIRSWAPETPAGLAEALIRFTAADPRQRPGDMQAAQKLWPGTASRNLLARFHDSFQHQTSRVESEPKSEKPGRLPLIAALIFVLSGLSYTLLDEGARNQLLEITSKVSFNQTDKKLSPPPDTQPPKVKTEKTVHTLLPAPDGQGVIRLEANTVYESTRITTVGPLTLQGDPAHPAIIEIEADSFHVVAEQLTVENVIFINRTSSPQTAGQTIQALLNVTAQNVKINSCYFTQLESNAEAGSNQIYSALYWKPLDPQHRNGTNLTFQNTFFALPGHVVHLSQSPQNILLNNCLNLTSRSLLYLEHPPEIDQQLNLNLQHLTMRESGPLLMLNWSDQIQIPGAIQMVARDCVFGLVHSALIQFQGLKPPENWLASVGLLGEGSVASSDILIAGWQESPGTSLEELSTDKMMIEGLSTGKFRYAAEISLHPADSLVTEAQVPRKSAQPPGIQPELIPDFVASLKTLKK; this is encoded by the coding sequence TTGACTCGAGGCAAGCTGCCTCGCTGGAACGTTGTGGAAAAGGATTTCGTCACGTTGCTCGAACCACCGTCTCCCGAATTACTGCATCGATTAACAAAGCTCAAGCTTTGTACCACTACCGATGTGAGACGCTGCAGGCGCCGTGTACGTAAACTGGCGCGGGGCATTCCCGCTTTCGACTCCGTCTGGATCGACGCACTGGTTCAGGCACAGAAAATCACCCCCTTCCAGGCACGCGTACTGGAATCCGGTCACCCGGAACATCTGGCTGTAGGACCGTATCTGCTGATTTCAGAACTGGGACATTCGCCACAATCCCAGACCTATATCGCCAGGGTACCTGATAGCACCGAACAATGCGCTCTGAAAATCACAACTCCCCAATTGGAGCAGCCACAGCAGTTACAGAAACATTTCCAAAGTCTGCTGCAACGGTTACAGGGACTGCATCATCCTTCCCTGGTATTACCCCGGGTCATTAAACAGCTTCCCACACAGTTTGTGATTATCAGCCATTATCTGCCTTCAATACCTGTCTCAGAACTGCTGATTCGCCGGGGACGTTTTCCGGTTCCCGTCGTTCTGGCGCTGGGCGCGCAACTGCTGGAGGCGCTGGTATTGCTTGAACAGCGAAAAGTAGTACACGGGGACATACGCCCCTGGAATGTCCGCCTGGCAGCAAAGGGAAATGCCGCCCTCGTCGATCCGGGCCTGGCCCCCATCCTCTCTCCCGAACTGACCATTCATGCCGCATTACCGCCGCGTTGCTACGATGGTATCGCTCCGGAACTGATCGGAACCGGTCGCCATCCTAATACACAAAGTGACCTGTATGCCCTGGGTTGCTTACTCTGGGAATTACTGGCAGGACGACCTCCGTTTACGACGGGTGACCCCCTGGCCAAACTGGCCTGCCATCAGACAAAATCCGTGCCTGACATCCGCAGTTGGGCTCCCGAAACACCTGCGGGCCTGGCCGAAGCATTAATTCGCTTTACAGCGGCTGATCCCCGACAGCGTCCCGGGGATATGCAGGCTGCACAAAAACTCTGGCCTGGAACAGCATCACGAAATCTTCTCGCCCGATTCCACGATTCTTTTCAGCACCAGACATCACGCGTAGAATCAGAACCGAAATCAGAAAAACCAGGCCGACTACCACTGATTGCCGCACTGATTTTTGTACTCTCGGGATTATCCTATACCCTGCTGGACGAAGGGGCCCGGAACCAGCTGCTGGAAATTACCTCCAAAGTTTCGTTCAACCAGACTGACAAAAAGCTTTCCCCACCCCCTGATACTCAGCCCCCCAAAGTCAAAACAGAAAAAACGGTTCATACTTTGCTCCCGGCCCCCGATGGGCAGGGGGTAATCCGGTTGGAAGCAAATACGGTGTATGAATCAACCAGGATCACCACCGTCGGGCCACTCACACTACAGGGGGATCCAGCACATCCCGCCATTATTGAAATCGAAGCAGATTCATTTCATGTTGTCGCTGAGCAACTGACCGTGGAAAATGTCATTTTCATCAATCGAACCAGTTCGCCCCAGACAGCAGGACAAACCATTCAAGCCCTGTTAAACGTGACAGCCCAAAACGTAAAAATCAACTCGTGTTACTTCACGCAACTGGAATCAAATGCAGAAGCCGGTTCGAATCAGATCTATAGTGCCCTGTATTGGAAACCATTGGATCCACAACATCGAAACGGGACAAACCTGACATTTCAGAATACCTTTTTTGCTTTACCCGGACACGTGGTTCATTTATCTCAATCACCTCAGAATATTTTGCTCAATAATTGTCTGAATCTCACTTCACGCTCACTGCTCTATCTGGAACATCCGCCTGAAATTGACCAGCAGTTAAACCTCAACCTGCAGCACCTGACCATGCGGGAGTCCGGTCCGCTGCTGATGTTGAACTGGTCCGACCAGATTCAGATTCCCGGTGCCATTCAGATGGTAGCCAGGGACTGTGTGTTTGGACTGGTACACTCTGCTCTCATCCAATTCCAGGGATTAAAGCCCCCTGAAAACTGGCTGGCATCAGTCGGCCTGCTGGGAGAAGGGTCTGTAGCTTCTTCCGATATTCTGATCGCTGGCTGGCAGGAGTCCCCCGGAACGTCACTGGAAGAACTCAGTACAGACAAGATGATGATCGAAGGCCTCTCCACTGGAAAATTTCGATATGCGGCTGAAATCAGTCTCCACCCGGCAGATTCTCTGGTCACCGAAGCACAAGTGCCGCGTAAATCTGCACAACCGCCGGGTATTCAGCCTGAATTGATTCCAGACTTTGTCGCAAGCCTGAAAACCCTTAAAAAGTAA
- a CDS encoding 3-keto-disaccharide hydrolase: MLRNSFACLVFITFILSALTGCLKVEHPSPDAKSYAEPQAAEVVKTPPQTKEPAGDVIPETGLTEEEIAAGWIALFDGHSLSGWKPNNDVNWHVDEGVIKADKGEPGLLLTTSPFADYELKFEFKLTPETNSGIFLRTTFNPTDPSKDCYELNLCDQKTEFPTGSLVARSKIDKPLPVSSEWQTCEVNLEGSNIKAIINGKEVLNFNDTSKNLRKTGFIGLQKNEGAIEFRKIYLKPLRMSTIFNGVDLAGWNVVPGSQSTFEVVDGTIHVTAEKQGYLETEEIWGDFLFQATAKSNGDSLNSGYFFRAIKGSEKGMANGYEVQIHNGIKEGDRTKPENAGTGAIFRRTEARRVVANDHEWFTTTLSASGPHIAVWINGYQVTDWTDTRKPDENPRKGLRLEAGHISLQGHDPTTDLNFKDLKVSTLPADSP, from the coding sequence ATGTTGCGGAATTCGTTTGCCTGCCTGGTATTCATCACATTTATATTGAGTGCACTGACAGGGTGCCTGAAAGTGGAACATCCTTCCCCGGATGCAAAATCTTATGCGGAACCTCAAGCTGCTGAAGTTGTCAAAACGCCGCCACAAACCAAAGAACCTGCAGGTGATGTGATACCTGAGACAGGCCTGACTGAAGAAGAGATCGCGGCAGGCTGGATCGCACTCTTCGATGGCCACAGTCTGTCTGGCTGGAAACCCAATAATGATGTCAACTGGCATGTCGATGAAGGGGTTATCAAAGCAGACAAGGGGGAACCAGGTCTACTGCTCACCACATCTCCCTTTGCAGATTACGAACTGAAATTCGAATTCAAATTGACTCCCGAAACAAACAGCGGGATTTTCCTGAGAACCACCTTTAACCCCACGGATCCCAGTAAGGACTGCTATGAACTGAATCTGTGTGATCAGAAAACCGAATTTCCAACCGGAAGCCTGGTCGCCCGCAGCAAGATCGATAAACCACTCCCCGTCAGTTCCGAATGGCAAACTTGTGAAGTAAACCTGGAAGGTTCGAACATCAAAGCCATTATCAATGGCAAAGAGGTTCTGAATTTTAATGATACTTCTAAGAATCTGCGGAAAACCGGATTCATCGGTTTACAGAAAAATGAAGGGGCGATTGAATTTCGCAAAATCTATCTGAAACCACTCCGGATGTCGACGATTTTCAATGGTGTCGATCTGGCAGGCTGGAATGTTGTCCCCGGTTCACAAAGTACATTTGAAGTCGTCGATGGCACCATTCACGTCACTGCTGAAAAACAGGGCTACCTGGAAACAGAAGAAATCTGGGGAGATTTCCTGTTTCAGGCAACAGCGAAGTCAAATGGGGACTCACTCAATAGTGGTTACTTTTTCCGTGCGATTAAAGGCTCGGAGAAAGGTATGGCTAATGGATATGAAGTTCAGATTCATAATGGAATCAAAGAGGGTGACAGGACCAAACCTGAAAATGCAGGGACAGGTGCCATATTTCGTAGAACCGAAGCCAGGCGTGTGGTTGCCAATGATCATGAATGGTTCACAACGACGCTTTCTGCCTCTGGACCGCATATCGCAGTCTGGATCAACGGTTATCAGGTGACTGACTGGACCGACACCAGAAAGCCGGATGAAAACCCTCGCAAAGGATTGAGACTGGAAGCAGGGCACATCAGCCTGCAGGGGCATGACCCTACTACAGATCTGAACTTTAAAGACCTGAAGGTCAGCACTCTTCCGGCAGATTCTCCTTGA